Proteins from a genomic interval of Lycium ferocissimum isolate CSIRO_LF1 chromosome 2, AGI_CSIRO_Lferr_CH_V1, whole genome shotgun sequence:
- the LOC132048256 gene encoding uncharacterized protein LOC132048256, producing MANSSHVRSISFPSRSPPEYLRVEIELNRLKTWESSSISSAATPLSLNTIQEGLVGLAELYNCVQDLLKSPRTQQSLLKHQMGRLAEEALEASVGLIDSCGTTRELVLMMKEQVQDLQSALRRKVGDSSIQNFFNAYISFRKKVKKDIAKSLKALKQAENKIESSTQFSSDQSLSKLLTVLRQVSALTISVQRSQLYFLSTPASKAKKNGWSLILKMLVTKSMASKGDEKTINEVECVDFALCSYLHSSDFKVDVPMIQRKLQTLNAGLEAIEAGTECLSRLLIRNRVCLLNILTP from the coding sequence ATGGCCAATTCAAGTCATGTTAGGTCCATTAGTTTTCCTTCTCGTTCACCGCCAGAGTATCTCAGAGTTGAGATTGAGCTAAACAGGCTAAAAACTTGGGAATCCTCATCAATTTCTTCCGCAGCAACTCCTCTTAGTTTAAACACAATTCAAGAAGGCCTTGTAGGCCTAGCAGAGTTGTATAATTGTGTACAAGACCTTCTCAAGTCCCCTAGAACTCAACAATCTCTCCTCAAACATCAAATGGGACGATTAGCTGAAGAAGCCCTTGAGGCCTCTGTTGGACTAATAGACTCGTGTGGCACGACGAGGGAACTAGTCTTGATGATGAAAGAACAAGTGCAAGATCTTCAATCAGCATTGAGGAGAAAAGTAGGAGATTCAAGCATACAAAATTTCTTCAATGCCTATATTAGTTTtagaaagaaagtaaagaaggaTATAGCCAAGAGCCTCAAAGCACTAAAACAAGCAGAAAACAAGATAGAATCATCTACTCAATTTTCTTCAGATCAATCTTTATCTAAGCTACTTACAGTGTTAAGACAAGTATCTGCCTTAACCATCTCAGTCCAAAGATCTCAACTTTATTTCTTGTCTACGCCAGCTTCAAAGGCGAAGAAAAACGGGTGGTCATTGATCTTAAAAATGCTTGTCACAAAATCAATGGCTTCTAAGGGAGATGAAAAGACAATCAATGAAGTGGAATGTGTTGATTTTGCTCTTTGTTCTTACCTTCACAGCAGTGATTTTAAAGTTGATGTACCAATGATTCAGCGAAAATTGCAGACATTAAATGCTGGTCTTGAGGCTATTGAGGCTGGCACAGAGTGCTTGTCTAGGCTATTAATCAGAAACAGAGTCTGCCTTCTTAACATCCTAACTCCTTAG
- the LOC132047809 gene encoding uncharacterized protein LOC132047809 codes for MATFSAKSNKRSISLPSRSHPATERIEEELNKLKTWEFSASQTAEAVYNGLVGLCEVHNCMGDLLNLPLTLQALSQCRDKKWVDEILDKYVRFLDICGTTRELVSQFKENVKDVQSSLRRRKGDLSITIYTSFRKKMKKDARNLVTDLKKMDLDEVVAVMEVDQLVSAVIRVLREVSTMGISVFQMVLVFLSAPISKPTSKWSLVSRFVNKGSENNVNEIESVDVALSSLSKCGSNEVEKIQFVQSKLEIVESHFECIENGLDNIFRCLIRSRSTLLNVVSCQ; via the coding sequence atGGCAACCTTTTCTGCAAAATCCAATAAGAGATCCATCAGTTTGCCAAGCAGATCACATCCAGCTACTGAGAGAATTGAAGAGGAGCTCAACAAACTCAAGACTTGGGAATTCTCAGCTTCACAAACTGCAGAAGCTGTTTACAATGGTCTAGTTGGCTTATGTGAGGTGCATAATTGTATGGGTGATCTTTTAAACTTGCCCCTTACCCTTCAAGCACTTTCCCAATGCCGAGATAAGAAATGGGTAGATGAGATCTTGGATAAATATGTGAGATTTCTTGACATTTGTGGGACAACAAGGGAGCTTGTGTCACAGTTTAAAGAAAATGTTAAAGATGTTCAGTCTTCACTGAGGAGGAGAAAGGGAGATTTGAGCATCACTATCTACACCTCGTTcaggaagaagatgaaaaaagaTGCCAGAAACTTAGTTACAGATTTGAAGAAAATGGATCTTGATGAGGTAGTTGCAGTAATGGAAGTTGATCAACTTGTCTCAGCTGTTATCAGAGTCCTAAGAGAAGTCAGTACAATGGGAATTTCAGTTTTCCAAATGGTTTTGGTTTTCTTGTCAGCCCCAATTTCTAAGCCAACAAGCAAATGGTCTTTAGTTTCAAGATTTGTGAACAAGGGATCTGAAaacaatgtaaatgaaatagAAAGTGTTGATGTTGCATTAAGCAGTCTTTCCAAGTGTGGTTCTAATGAAGTGGAGAAGATCCAATTTGTGCAGAGCAAATTAGAAATTGTGGAATCTCATTTTGAATGCATTGAGAATGGTCTTGACAACATCTTTAGATGTTTGATCAGATCAAGGAGCACACTATTGAATGTTGTCTCTTGCCAATGA
- the LOC132048260 gene encoding uncharacterized protein LOC132048260, with amino-acid sequence MASLPCSKTRPFRSISLPVRSHPTAQRVEEVLNKLNRLETSVAPTAETICDSLLGLEELQKCMDHLLNSPKTLQLLSQHQHGKWFEEFLEKSVRILDVCGTTRELISQYKENVRALESSLRRRKEDSTAEAGIARLTNFSKKMKKDAKRLILALKQMDCETLTAAFLEADQETVAVIRALREANAVCILVFQRLLSFLTVPLLKPKQPKWSLVSKLIHNGRTENKGLKNNMIVETKLETVEAQLNSIEEGLEGTFRSLIRARSSLLNVFSC; translated from the coding sequence ATGGCTTCTCTTCCTTGTTCAAAAACCAGGCCCTTTCGATCAATCAGTTTGCCCGTCAGATCACACCCCACAGCTCAGAGAGTTGAAGAGGTGCTCAATAAGCTCAATCGATTGGAGACATCCGTTGCACCAACAGCTGAAACAATCTGTGACAGTTTGCTCGGTTTGGAGGAACTGCAGAAGTGCATGGATCATCTTCTTAACTCGCCTAAAACTCTTCAGTTACTCTCCCAACACCAACATGGGAAATGGTTTGAGGAGTTTCTGGAAAAATCAGTTAGGATTCTTGACGTTTGTGGCACAACACGGGAACTTATCTCTCAGTATAAGGAAAATGTAAGAGCTCTTGAATCCTCActtagaagaagaaaagaagattcAACTGCCGAAGCTGGAATTGCTAGATTAACCAATTTCagcaagaaaatgaagaaggacgCTAAAAGACTAATCTTGGCTTTGAAGCAAATGGATTGTGAGACTCTCACCGCAGCATTCCTTGAAGCAGATCAGGAGACAGTAGCTGTGATTAGAGCACTAAGGGAAGCCAATGCAGTTTGCATTTTGGTTTTCCAAAGGCTCTTGTCCTTCTTGACTGTGCCACTTTTGAAGCCAAAGCAGCCAAAATGGTCATTGGTTTCAAAATTGATACACAACGGAAGAACAGAAAACAAAGGCCTAAAAAACAACATGATAGTGGAAACAAAACTGGAGACTGTTGAGGCTCAACTTAACAGCATCGAAGAGGGATTGGAAGGAACATTTAGGAGCCTGATTAGAGCAAGAAGCTCGCTCTTGAATGTTTTCTCCTGCTAA
- the LOC132047808 gene encoding uncharacterized protein LOC132047808: MTMSSKSKSLLYPVRSISLPTRLHPNDLNIGAELNKLKTSEPSSHSVETIQAGVLGLVELYNSFQELIQCPNTQKTLVQHQNGAIVEEALEGSLELLESCANIRNLFCTIKEQVQLLQSALRRKGRDSSIEKDIGNYFVFRKKMKKEIVKNLRKLKHMENRVGSSLFLDIEQHLREVTGMTISVFKALLVFLSCQETKIKPRGWSMISKLLITKSASCQSSQLFSDMGSVDIALGDLREDIKSNVAKIDVNIARRRLQTLDGSIEGFEAGLESLYKQLIQSRVSFLNVLAH; this comes from the coding sequence ATGACAATGTCATCTAAATCTAAAAGTCTTCTATATCCTGTTAGATCCATTAGCTTGCCTACAAGATTACATCCCAATGACCTAAATATTGGGGCGGAATTAAACAAACTGAAAACCTCAGAACCGTCGTCTCATAGTGTAGAAACAATTCAggctggtgttcttggtcttgTAGAATTATACAATTCCTTTCAGGAACTTATTCAGTGTCCAAACACACAAAAAACTCTTGTACAACATCAAAATGGGGCTATAGTAGAAGAGGCACTGGAGGGATCCCTTGAGTTACTCGAGTCATGTGCTAATATTAGAAACTTATTTTGTACTATCAAGGAACAAGTGCAACTTCTTCAGTCAGCGTTACGACGAAAAGGTAGAGATTCAAGCATTGAGAAGGACATTGGAAATTACTTTGTCTtcaggaagaaaatgaaaaaagagatAGTAAAGAACTTGAGGAAATTGAAGCACATGGAGAACAGAGTTGGATCTTCTTTGTTTTTGGACATTGAGCAGCACTTAAGAGAAGTAACAGGAATGACTATATCAGTTTTTAAGGCCCTTTTGGTATTTTTGTCCTGCCAGGAAACAAAAATTAAGCCTAGAGGGTGGTCAATGATTTCAAAATTACTGATCACAAAATCAGCTTCTTGTCAAAGTAGCCAACTTTTCAGTGACATGGGGAGTGTTGATATAGCTCTTGGCGATCTTCGCGAAGATATTAAGAGCAATGTTGCTAAAATTGATGTCAATATTGCACGAAGGAGATTACAAACGCTTGATGGTAGCATCGAGGGATTTGAGGCTGGATTAGAAAGCTTGTACAAGCAATTGATCCAAAGTAGAgtttcatttcttaatgttctGGCACATTAA
- the LOC132046364 gene encoding pentatricopeptide repeat-containing protein At2g17670: protein MGKLPPSLRSANFAVNTLIKTPSSVPHQNIPPPTTKPHYYPKKSQSPKKKPTQNTEPQLPSITAFDSTSLSDAKTLFNSLISNTRNIPSDNKFYNAILQSFSSNSTLQDSIFFLNHMIKIHPPFSPDRFTYHVLLIQSCKSVDLSLTPVLQVLNLMTNNGFPPNKVSTDIAVRTLCSSNREEQAIELVKELSSKDSPPDTYTYNFIVRHLCKNRPLSTMNNFIKEMREGFDIKPDLVTYTIMIDNVCNGKNLREATRLLGVLSEEGYKPDCYVYNTIMKGYCMLSQGGEVLGVYKKMQEEGVKPDLVTYNTLIYGLSKSGRVKDAKKFLNVMMEEGHIPDAVTYTSLMNGMCREGDPLGALALLEKMEARGCEPNSCTYNTLLHGLCKARLLDKGMKLYDGMKHNGVKLETGSYGTFLRALCRNGRVAEAYEVFDYAIESKSLTDASAYTTLESTLKWLKKAREQGLVV, encoded by the coding sequence ATGGGGAAACTACCACCATCCTTAAGGTCAGCCAACTTTGCTGTAAACACTCTCATTAAAACTCCATCTTCGGTTCCTCACCAAAATATCCCACCCCCAACCACAAAACCCCATTATTATCCCAAAAAATCACAATCACCAAAGAAAAAACCCACACAAAATACTGAACCCCAACTCCCATCAATTACAGCCTTTGATTCAACATCTCTTTCAGATGCTAAAACCCTTTTCAACTCTCTCATTTCCAATACCAGGAACATCCCTTCAGACAATAAATTCTATAATGCAATCTTACAATCATTTTCCTCCAATTCAACTCTCCAAGATTCAATCTTTTTCCTTAATCACATGATCAAGATTCACCCACCTTTCTCACCTGACAGATTTACATACCATGTTCTCCTAATCCAATCTTGCAAATCAGTTGACCTTTCTTTAACCCCTGTTCTTCAAGTTCTTAATCTTATGACTAACAATGGTTTCCCTCCAAATAAAGTCTCAACAGATATTGCTGTGAGGACCCTTTGCTCTTCGAACCGCGAAGAACAAGCCATTGAACTGGTAAAAGAACTTTCTTCAAAAGATTCTCCACCTGATACATATACTTACAATTTTATTGTCAGGCATCTATGCAAGAACAGGCCTTTGAGTACTATGAATAACTTTATTAAAGAAATGAGGGAGGGTTTTGATATAAAGCCTGATCTTGTTACATATACTATTATGATTGACAATGTTTGTAATGGTAAAAATCTTAGGGAAGCGACTCGATTGTTGGGGGTGTTGAGTGAGGAAGGTTATAAGCCTGATTGCTATGTTTATAATACAATTATGAAGGGTTATTGTATGTTAAGTCAAGGGGGTGAAGTGTTAGGTGTATACAAGAAAATGCAGGAGGAAGGAGTAAAGCCTGACCTTGTGACTTATAATACGTTGATCTATGGATTGTCGAAGTCGGGAAGGGTGAAAGATGCTAAGAAGTTTTTGAATGTTATGATGGAGGAAGGCCATATTCCGGATGCAGTCACGTATACTTCGTTAATGAATGGGATGTGTAGAGAAGGAGATCCGTTAGGAGCGCTGGCATTGTTGGAGAAAATGGAAGCACGAGGCTGTGAGCCTAATTCGTGTACATATAATACATTGCTTCATGGGTTATGTAAGGCAAGATTATTGGATAAGGGAATGAAACTGTATGATGGTATGAAGCATAATGGTGTGAAACTTGAGACGGGGTCTTATGGAACGTTTCTCAGAGCTCTCTGTCGGAATGGCAGAGTAGCAGAAGCTTATGAAGTTTTTGATTATGCAATAGAGAGCAAGAGTTTGACTGATGCTTCTGCTTATACAACTTTGGAGAGCACTTTGAAGTGGCTTAAAAAAGCTAGAGAACAGGGACTTGTCGTTTGA
- the LOC132046365 gene encoding basic endochitinase-like, with product MKFWAVVLFSVLSLTGALAQDVGALVSKDMFEKMLLHRNDANCQAKGFYTYDAFIAAARSFGAFGTTGDTNTRKKEIAAFLAQTSHETTGGWATAPDGPYSWGYCFKQEQGNPPDYCVANQQWPCAPGKKYFGRGPIQISYNYNYGPAGKAIGVDLLKNPDAVANDPVVSFKTAVWFWMTPQQPKPSAHDVITGTWKPSGADSSAGRVPGYGLITNIINGGIECGKGSNQNMENRIGFYRRYCQILGVDPGNNLDCGKQRPFGQ from the exons ATGAAGTTTTGGGCAGTGGTTTTGTTTAGTGTCTTGTCTCTAACAGGAGCATTGGCACAAGATGTTGGTGCTCTTGTTAGTAAAGACATGTTTGAGAAAATGTTATTGCATCGCAACGATGCGAATTGTCAAGCCAAAGGATTCTATACTTATGATGCTTTTATAGCAGCTGCGAGGTCCTTTGGAGCTTTTGGAACTACTGGAGACACCAACACTCGAAAGAAGGAAATTGCTGCATTTTTGGCTCAAACTTCTCATGAAACTACTG GGGGGTGGGCAACAGCTCCGGATGGTCCATATTCATGGGGATACTGCTTCAAGCAAGAACAAGGCAACCCTCCAGATTACTGCGTCGCAAATCAACAGTGGCCTTGTGCTCCTGGTAAAAAATACTTTGGTCGAGGTCCCATCCAAATATCCTA CAACTACAACTATGGACCAGCAGGAAAAGCCATAGGAGTGGATTTGTTGAAGAATCCAGATGCTGTTGCAAATGACCCAGTGGTTTCATTCAAGACAGCTGTGTGGTTCTGGATGACACCCCAACAACCAAAGCCATCGGCACACGATGTGATTACTGGTACATGGAAACCATCAGGAGCTGATTCATCTGCTGGTCGTGTCCCTGGCTATGGTTTAATCACCAACATTATCAATGGAGGAATTGAATGTGGAAAAGGTTCTAATCAAAATATGGAGAATAGAATTGGGTTTTACAGGAGATACTGTCAGATTCTTGGAGTCGATCCTGGCAACAACTTGGACTGTGGTAAACAAAGGCCTTTTGGGCAGTAG
- the LOC132048257 gene encoding stress-induced protein KIN2-like, translated as MDNSQNLSYQAGQTKGQAQEKGNQMMDKAANAAQSAKETMQQAGQQMQAKAEGATEAVKNATGMNK; from the exons ATGGATAACTCCCAGAACTTGAGCTACCAAGCTGGCCAAACCAAGGGCCAAGCCCAG GAAAAGGGTAACCAGATGATGGACAAGGCTGCCAACGCTGCACAGTCTGCCAAGGAAACAATGCAGCAG GCGGGACAGCAAATGCAGGCCAAGGCGGAAGGTGCAACTGAGGCAGTTAAAAATGCCACTGGCATGAACAAATGA
- the LOC132048259 gene encoding uncharacterized protein LOC132048259, with product MATFSAKSNKRSISLPSRSHPATERIEEELNKLKTWEFSASPTAEAVYNGLLGLCELHKCMGDLLNLPLTLQALSQCQNKKWVDEILDKSVRFLDICGTTRDIVSQFKENVKDVQSSLRRRKGDLSIEASSTNYTSLRKKMKKDAKSLITALKRMDHEEVVAVMEVDQLVSAVIRMLREVTTMGISVFQMVLVFLSAPISKPISKWSLVSRLVNKGSENNVNEIDSIDVALTSLSKCGSSEMEKIQFVQSKLETLEAHFECIENGLDNTFRCLIRSRSKLLNVVSGQ from the coding sequence ATGGCAACTTTCTCTGCAAAATCAAACAAGAGATCCATCAGTTTGCCAAGTAGATCACATCCAGCTACTGAGAGAATTGAAGAGGAGCTCAACAAACTCAAGACTTGGGAATTCTCAGCTTCACCAACTGCAGAAGCTGTGTACAACGGTCTACTTGGTTTATGTGAGTTGCATAAGTGTATGGGTGATCTTCTTAACTTGCCCCTTACCCTTCAAGCACTTTCCCAATGCCAAAATAAGAAATGGGTGGATGAAATCTTGGATAAATCTGTGagatttcttgatatttgtgGCACAACAAGAGATATAGTGTCACAATTTAAAGAAAATGTTAAAGATGTTCAGTCTTCACTGAGGAGGAGAAAGGGAGATTTGAGCATTGAAGCCAGCAGCACTAATTACACCTCGCTtaggaaaaagatgaagaaagatgCCAAAAGCTTGATTACAGCTTTGAAGAGAATGGATCACGAGGAAGTGGTTGCAGTAATGGAAGTTGATCAACTTGTCTCAGCTGTTATCAGGATGCTAAGAGAAGTTACCACAATGGGGATTTCAGTTTTCCAAATGGTGTTAGTTTTCTTGTCAGCCCCAATTTCTAAGCCCATTAGCAAATGGTCTTTGGTTTCAAGATTGGTGAACAAGGGATCAGAAAACAATGTGAATGAGATAGACAGTATTGATGTTGCATTAACAAGCCTTTCTAAGTGTGGCTCAAGTGAAATGGAGAAGATCCAATTTGTGCAGAGCAAATTGGAAACTCTAGAGGCTCATTTTGAATGCATTGAAAATGGTCTTGACAACACCTTTAGATGCTTGATTAGATCAAGGAGCAAACTCTTAAATGTTGTCTCTGGCCAATGA